Proteins encoded in a region of the Armatimonadota bacterium genome:
- a CDS encoding glycoside hydrolase family 76 protein, whose protein sequence is MKAPSRRRPGRIAAGLPLLAAVFFLVSVRAQAQVAYASRFATGAGPEWSSPRTEKAPNGSTTYLGRFSNESVRLSLSSLPAHTYAAVTFDAYAIQNWDGNGALNGPDMFTVQVADGLTLLQTSFSNTATHQSYPEVCPYSDYAPRTGYSWANSLGFASPGDTAYRITRTFPHRGDSLALDFAVQGLSGTASWALGNVRVTLYSTDPGSTLSNGDFELPAVSSSGTYSPPSTLSGWAVASGTVTLRKAWQTVSGEQCIDLSGAIQQDIPVSPNQQYDLRFSLSGNPLTTPAVKQVQVLWGTAVLDTLSFDTTGHTMQSLGWQPHQYLVVAPASGSTVRLTFQPVTAGTSGPMLDGVSVSPVTPGDVNDDGVTDIQDTVATARLLTGLNGSDPLARTRADVYPYTGTAGHQHGDGALSFSDVLTSLRLASGGVGYLDVAQAAVNDLYTHFWVGTAATGHVLPTWGGQYNTSFPNGSMWEHAQMLRTLMDLYRVAPDPVLLQRITSDWSWVLGKFSAATLTSVGAGTNMNWSDDAGWSMLMYLDVYRANHNAAALTDAQNLFNNCYARWADSTYGGGLWYTDEHLQKSVYQIAQILAGLRLYDITGTTSYKDKAVLLYNWVASHLERGTGLYYVDYNVNGPARNNAPPRQASSDTMLAGNMAMAVAAARLYRATNDVTYLNKAILTANAILAVENDGGGLLMNDRDANVEGFYMADWVAEVLTLPGIGPEHADALRRTASSIYTAARTPDGYYSGNWSGPAQGPLAVWGSGTSFIPQQIVISSNSVHVIVGAAGIGVLRPEPARAF, encoded by the coding sequence ATGAAAGCACCCTCAAGGCGCCGTCCCGGCCGGATCGCGGCCGGCCTTCCGTTGCTGGCCGCAGTGTTCTTCCTCGTGTCCGTTCGGGCGCAGGCGCAGGTGGCTTATGCATCGCGCTTCGCGACCGGCGCCGGGCCGGAATGGTCCAGCCCTAGAACGGAAAAAGCGCCGAACGGCTCCACCACATACCTGGGCCGGTTCAGCAACGAATCCGTGCGCCTCTCCCTGTCATCGCTTCCCGCGCATACCTACGCCGCCGTCACGTTCGACGCATACGCCATACAGAACTGGGACGGCAACGGCGCATTGAACGGCCCGGATATGTTCACGGTCCAGGTAGCGGACGGCCTTACGCTCCTCCAGACGAGCTTCAGCAACACGGCAACGCATCAATCCTATCCCGAGGTCTGCCCCTACAGCGATTACGCACCGCGGACGGGCTACTCCTGGGCCAACAGCCTGGGCTTCGCCTCGCCGGGTGACACGGCCTATCGGATCACGCGGACCTTTCCGCACCGAGGCGACAGCCTGGCGCTGGATTTCGCCGTTCAGGGCTTGTCCGGGACCGCGAGTTGGGCGCTCGGAAACGTACGGGTAACCCTCTACTCCACCGACCCGGGAAGCACGCTCAGCAACGGGGATTTCGAGCTTCCGGCAGTAAGCTCCTCCGGCACGTACAGCCCGCCCTCCACCCTGTCCGGATGGGCGGTGGCCTCCGGAACCGTCACCTTGCGGAAGGCGTGGCAGACCGTGAGCGGGGAGCAGTGCATCGACCTCTCCGGCGCCATCCAGCAGGATATCCCGGTATCTCCCAACCAGCAGTACGACCTGCGGTTCAGCCTCTCCGGCAATCCGCTCACCACGCCGGCGGTGAAACAGGTGCAGGTGCTATGGGGGACGGCTGTTCTCGACACCCTCTCCTTTGATACCACGGGCCATACCATGCAGAGCCTTGGGTGGCAGCCACACCAATACCTCGTCGTTGCCCCGGCGTCCGGGAGCACCGTCAGGCTGACGTTCCAGCCCGTCACGGCGGGGACCAGCGGGCCAATGCTGGATGGAGTCTCGGTGAGTCCCGTCACGCCGGGTGACGTGAACGATGACGGCGTGACGGATATTCAGGATACCGTCGCCACTGCGAGGCTGCTCACGGGTCTCAACGGGTCCGACCCGCTTGCGCGCACGCGGGCGGACGTCTACCCGTACACAGGCACGGCCGGCCATCAGCACGGCGATGGCGCGCTCTCCTTCTCCGACGTGTTGACATCGCTCAGGCTGGCGAGCGGCGGAGTGGGCTATCTGGACGTCGCCCAGGCAGCCGTGAATGACCTTTACACGCATTTCTGGGTAGGAACCGCCGCAACGGGTCACGTATTGCCCACTTGGGGCGGGCAGTACAACACCAGTTTCCCGAACGGGAGCATGTGGGAACACGCCCAGATGCTCCGGACACTGATGGACCTTTACCGGGTCGCGCCGGATCCGGTGCTGCTGCAGAGGATCACCAGCGACTGGTCGTGGGTGTTGGGCAAATTCAGCGCGGCCACCCTCACCAGCGTTGGCGCCGGCACGAACATGAACTGGTCGGACGACGCCGGGTGGTCCATGCTCATGTACCTGGATGTCTACCGCGCCAACCACAACGCCGCCGCGCTTACCGACGCGCAGAATCTGTTCAACAACTGTTACGCGCGGTGGGCGGACAGCACGTACGGGGGAGGCTTGTGGTACACCGACGAGCACCTCCAGAAATCGGTCTACCAGATCGCCCAGATCCTGGCCGGGCTGCGTCTGTACGACATCACAGGCACGACGTCCTACAAGGATAAAGCCGTGTTGCTCTACAACTGGGTCGCCTCCCACCTCGAGCGGGGAACCGGCCTCTATTACGTTGATTACAACGTGAACGGACCCGCCAGGAACAACGCGCCGCCCAGACAGGCCAGCAGCGACACGATGCTGGCGGGAAACATGGCGATGGCGGTAGCGGCTGCCCGCCTGTACCGCGCCACGAATGACGTAACGTACCTGAACAAGGCCATCCTCACCGCCAATGCCATTCTGGCGGTCGAGAACGACGGCGGCGGCCTGCTGATGAACGACCGGGACGCCAACGTGGAAGGGTTTTACATGGCGGACTGGGTCGCGGAAGTGCTCACGCTGCCGGGTATCGGGCCGGAACACGCCGACGCCCTACGCCGTACCGCCTCATCGATCTACACGGCGGCCCGCACGCCGGACGGCTATTACAGCGGCAACTGGAGCGGCCCCGCGCAGGGCCCGCTCGCCGTATGGGGCTCGGGAACCAGCTTCATACCGCAGCAGATCGTCATCAGCTCCAACTCGGTGCACGTCATCGTCGGAGCGGCCGGCATCGGCGTCCTCCGTCCCGAGCCGGCAAGAGCGTTCTAG
- a CDS encoding S53 family peptidase, translating into MLSLSRVQRILLAASAGLSATVVFAAPPAGWEAHPPHHVKSNATSGPTGFTPLQIWTAYGIKGDGKGQTIAIVDAYDDPSALSDVNVFSTTFSSPLPQFNVGGPTFTKATPQGKPRTDSGWALEISLDVQWAHAIAPQANILLVEAKSASFANLLSACDYAVAHGAGVVSCSWGGGEFSSETQYDSHFNRTGVSFTVSSGDSGAGAQYPAASPYVVAVGGTTLITQSGGTYVSESGWSGSGGGTSAYEAVPSFQSSLRYGRRSIPDVALVADPNTGVSVYDTTGYNGQKGWFTVGGTSAGAPMWAGIIAIANSQRASTLNGVNTALYSLSGTDFHDITSGSNGLPTGAGYDQVTGIGSPKADLLIPHLAAY; encoded by the coding sequence ATGTTATCACTCTCCAGGGTTCAACGAATCCTCCTCGCAGCGTCCGCGGGTCTTTCCGCGACAGTGGTCTTTGCCGCGCCTCCCGCGGGGTGGGAGGCCCATCCGCCGCATCACGTGAAATCGAACGCCACTTCCGGTCCCACGGGGTTCACTCCTCTCCAGATCTGGACCGCGTACGGGATCAAAGGAGACGGAAAGGGCCAGACGATTGCCATCGTAGACGCCTACGACGACCCCAGCGCTCTCAGTGACGTCAATGTATTCAGCACGACGTTCAGCAGCCCCCTTCCACAGTTCAACGTCGGCGGGCCTACTTTCACAAAGGCCACCCCGCAAGGCAAACCGCGAACCGATTCCGGATGGGCGCTCGAAATCTCGCTCGACGTTCAGTGGGCGCATGCGATAGCGCCCCAGGCCAATATCCTTCTGGTGGAGGCCAAGTCGGCCAGTTTCGCGAACCTGCTCTCCGCGTGTGACTATGCCGTCGCACACGGCGCCGGAGTCGTATCCTGCAGTTGGGGCGGTGGCGAGTTCAGCAGCGAAACGCAGTACGACTCTCATTTCAACAGGACCGGCGTCAGCTTTACGGTTTCATCCGGTGACAGCGGAGCAGGGGCGCAGTACCCCGCGGCCTCCCCGTACGTTGTTGCGGTGGGCGGAACCACGCTGATCACACAGTCGGGCGGTACATACGTCAGCGAATCGGGTTGGAGCGGCAGCGGCGGCGGGACCAGCGCATATGAAGCGGTCCCGTCGTTCCAGTCATCGCTCCGGTACGGGCGCCGGAGCATCCCGGACGTGGCCTTGGTGGCGGACCCGAACACGGGTGTCTCGGTTTACGACACCACGGGTTACAACGGGCAGAAGGGCTGGTTCACCGTAGGAGGCACGAGCGCCGGCGCGCCGATGTGGGCCGGCATCATCGCCATCGCCAATTCCCAGCGCGCCAGCACGCTCAACGGCGTCAACACGGCCTTGTACAGTCTGAGTGGCACCGACTTCCACGATATCACATCCGGCAGCAACGGCCTGCCCACCGGCGCCGGCTACGACCAGGTGACCGGCATCGGCAGCCCGAAGGCGGATCTCCTTATCCCGCACCTCGCGGCCTACTGA